In a single window of the Helicoverpa zea isolate HzStark_Cry1AcR chromosome 9, ilHelZeax1.1, whole genome shotgun sequence genome:
- the LOC124632952 gene encoding putative inorganic phosphate cotransporter isoform X1, translated as MLPRWRHTISRLFLIPQRYVLGIMGLLAVCNAYTMRVCLNLAVTQMVNNTKNEEQHYDPNACPDESEFITNGTVSSRPYAIFDWSESTQGLILSGFYYGYAITHVPGGYLAERYGGKWTLGIGLLSTAIFTLLTPVVVKAGGATWLFILRVLQGMGEGPTMPALMIVLARWVPPHERSRQGALVFGGAQIGNIFGSFMSGFLMAGDGDWANVFYFFGCFGILWFLAWSILCYSTPNTHPYISEEELKYLNETVTSADTKSVRDPVPWKAIVRCVPVWALLFAAVGHDWGYYTMVTDLPKYMTDVLKFNIAATGTLTAIPYLAMWISSFIFGWVCDVCVKRKWHTIKTGRIIHTTIAATGPAICIILASYSGCDRFAAVAYFIASMALMGGFYSGMKVNALDLAPNYAGSLTAMINGTSTISGIITPYLIGLLTPDSTLAQWRIAFWVCFAVLVGTNVVYIFWADGKQQWWDDVRQYGYPEDWKHGPLKMANQDKEKNKAIEAKNSKK; from the exons ATGTTACCAAGATGGCGTCATACAATTTCAAGAC TGTTCCTAATTCCTCAGCGGTATGTCCTTGGCATCATGGGACTACTGGCGGTTTGCAACGCGTATACCATGCGGGTCTGCCTAAATCTCGCTGTCACTCAGATGGTGAACAACACAAAGAACGAGGAACAACATTATGACCCTAACGCTTGTCCTGATGAAAGCGAGTTCATTACAAATGGAACTGTCAGTTCTAGACCG TACGCGATCTTCGATTGGTCAGAATCTACTCAAGGGTTGATTCTCAGCGGATTTTACTACGGGTATGCTATTACCCACGTCCCTGGAGGATACTTAGCCGAACGGTACGGAGGGAAATGGACCTTAGGCATCGGTCTATTAAGTACGGCGATATTTACTCTGCTCACACCTGTGGTTGTGAAGGCTGGGGGCGCTACGTGGCTGTTCATACTGCGAGTGCTTCAAGGAATGGGCGAG GGTCCCACAATGCCGGCCCTGATGATCGTACTGGCCCGATGGGTCCCACCTCATGAGAGATCACGACAAGGCGCCCTGGTCTTCGGGGGAGCCCAGATAGGAAATATATTCGGATCCTTCATGTCAGGGTTCCTGATGGCTGGAGACGGAGACTGGGCGAATGTGTTCTACTTCTTCGGATGTTTTGGGATACTTTGGTTTTTGGCTTGG AGCATCCTATGCTACAGCACACCAAACACACACCCATACATTTCTGAGGAAGAACTCAAGTACTTGAACGAGACGGTCACCAGCGCTGACACGAAGAGCGTCAGGGATCCTGTACCTTGGAAGGCTATTGTGCGCTGTGTACCTGTTTGGGCACTGCTGTTTGCTGCT GTTGGTCACGACTGGGGCTACTACACAATGGTGACAGATCTTCCTAAATACATGACAGATGTCCTAAAGTTCAACATCGCTGCTACGGGTACTCTCACTGCAATCCCTTACCTCGCCATGTGGATTAGCTCCTTTATATTCGGCTGGGTGTGTGACGTATGTGTCAAGAGAAAATGGCACACGATCAAGACGGGAAGAATTATTCATACTACTATAG CTGCTACTGGGCCCGCAATATGTATCATATTGGCGTCATACTCGGGATGCGATCGGTTCGCCGCCGTCGCCTATTTCATAGCTTCGATGGCCCTAATGGGGGGATTCTACAGCGGAATGAAG GTTAACGCGTTGGATCTGGCACCGAACTATGCTGGCTCCTTGACCGCCATGATCAATGGGACGTCAACAATATCTGGAATCATCACGCCTTATTTGATAGGGTTGTTAACGCCTGAT TCAACACTAGCCCAATGGCGAATAGCATTCTGGGTGTGCTTCGCAGTCCTGGTAGGCACAAACGTTGTCTACATCTTCTGGGCAGATGGCAAGCAGCAGTGGTGGGATGATGTAAGACAATACGGTTACCCTGAGGACTGGAAGCATGGCCCGCTGAAGATGGCTAATCAGGACAAAGAGAAGAACAAAGCTATTGAAGCTAAGAACTCTAAGAAGTAA
- the LOC124632952 gene encoding putative inorganic phosphate cotransporter isoform X2 produces MGLLAVCNAYTMRVCLNLAVTQMVNNTKNEEQHYDPNACPDESEFITNGTVSSRPYAIFDWSESTQGLILSGFYYGYAITHVPGGYLAERYGGKWTLGIGLLSTAIFTLLTPVVVKAGGATWLFILRVLQGMGEGPTMPALMIVLARWVPPHERSRQGALVFGGAQIGNIFGSFMSGFLMAGDGDWANVFYFFGCFGILWFLAWSILCYSTPNTHPYISEEELKYLNETVTSADTKSVRDPVPWKAIVRCVPVWALLFAAVGHDWGYYTMVTDLPKYMTDVLKFNIAATGTLTAIPYLAMWISSFIFGWVCDVCVKRKWHTIKTGRIIHTTIAATGPAICIILASYSGCDRFAAVAYFIASMALMGGFYSGMKVNALDLAPNYAGSLTAMINGTSTISGIITPYLIGLLTPDSTLAQWRIAFWVCFAVLVGTNVVYIFWADGKQQWWDDVRQYGYPEDWKHGPLKMANQDKEKNKAIEAKNSKK; encoded by the exons ATGGGACTACTGGCGGTTTGCAACGCGTATACCATGCGGGTCTGCCTAAATCTCGCTGTCACTCAGATGGTGAACAACACAAAGAACGAGGAACAACATTATGACCCTAACGCTTGTCCTGATGAAAGCGAGTTCATTACAAATGGAACTGTCAGTTCTAGACCG TACGCGATCTTCGATTGGTCAGAATCTACTCAAGGGTTGATTCTCAGCGGATTTTACTACGGGTATGCTATTACCCACGTCCCTGGAGGATACTTAGCCGAACGGTACGGAGGGAAATGGACCTTAGGCATCGGTCTATTAAGTACGGCGATATTTACTCTGCTCACACCTGTGGTTGTGAAGGCTGGGGGCGCTACGTGGCTGTTCATACTGCGAGTGCTTCAAGGAATGGGCGAG GGTCCCACAATGCCGGCCCTGATGATCGTACTGGCCCGATGGGTCCCACCTCATGAGAGATCACGACAAGGCGCCCTGGTCTTCGGGGGAGCCCAGATAGGAAATATATTCGGATCCTTCATGTCAGGGTTCCTGATGGCTGGAGACGGAGACTGGGCGAATGTGTTCTACTTCTTCGGATGTTTTGGGATACTTTGGTTTTTGGCTTGG AGCATCCTATGCTACAGCACACCAAACACACACCCATACATTTCTGAGGAAGAACTCAAGTACTTGAACGAGACGGTCACCAGCGCTGACACGAAGAGCGTCAGGGATCCTGTACCTTGGAAGGCTATTGTGCGCTGTGTACCTGTTTGGGCACTGCTGTTTGCTGCT GTTGGTCACGACTGGGGCTACTACACAATGGTGACAGATCTTCCTAAATACATGACAGATGTCCTAAAGTTCAACATCGCTGCTACGGGTACTCTCACTGCAATCCCTTACCTCGCCATGTGGATTAGCTCCTTTATATTCGGCTGGGTGTGTGACGTATGTGTCAAGAGAAAATGGCACACGATCAAGACGGGAAGAATTATTCATACTACTATAG CTGCTACTGGGCCCGCAATATGTATCATATTGGCGTCATACTCGGGATGCGATCGGTTCGCCGCCGTCGCCTATTTCATAGCTTCGATGGCCCTAATGGGGGGATTCTACAGCGGAATGAAG GTTAACGCGTTGGATCTGGCACCGAACTATGCTGGCTCCTTGACCGCCATGATCAATGGGACGTCAACAATATCTGGAATCATCACGCCTTATTTGATAGGGTTGTTAACGCCTGAT TCAACACTAGCCCAATGGCGAATAGCATTCTGGGTGTGCTTCGCAGTCCTGGTAGGCACAAACGTTGTCTACATCTTCTGGGCAGATGGCAAGCAGCAGTGGTGGGATGATGTAAGACAATACGGTTACCCTGAGGACTGGAAGCATGGCCCGCTGAAGATGGCTAATCAGGACAAAGAGAAGAACAAAGCTATTGAAGCTAAGAACTCTAAGAAGTAA